One part of the Bacillus sp. FJAT-45350 genome encodes these proteins:
- a CDS encoding CPBP family intramembrane glutamic endopeptidase, which produces MKKLDLKISIFLAAICFIAGFVVLPYQLDVLETTIPHQYDEIINSLPMALSLVSIVVGLQLFIAAFILSFIGIKLARKTGFSLHILDAIFSKEKVVINKKATYLSILSGILLGFIFVGADRFYFQNQIPILAENKPEFSLLGLLAGVFYGGVFEEILMRLFLMSLIVWIILKILKRISDNSYWFAIMLTSLLFAAGHLPGTELIFGELTSTIVIRGLLLNSIGGLVFGYLYWKKGLEYAILSHMFAHISMQLLFMPLFY; this is translated from the coding sequence GTGAAAAAATTAGATTTAAAAATTTCAATATTTTTAGCTGCTATTTGTTTTATAGCTGGATTTGTAGTCTTGCCTTACCAATTGGATGTCCTTGAAACTACAATTCCTCATCAATATGATGAAATTATCAATTCATTACCAATGGCACTAAGTCTAGTATCCATTGTTGTTGGATTACAATTATTTATTGCAGCTTTCATTTTAAGTTTTATCGGCATTAAATTAGCTCGTAAAACAGGGTTTTCATTACACATTTTAGATGCGATTTTCAGTAAGGAGAAAGTCGTCATTAATAAAAAAGCTACTTATCTATCAATCTTAAGTGGTATATTACTAGGCTTTATTTTTGTAGGTGCCGATCGATTTTATTTCCAAAATCAAATCCCCATACTAGCAGAAAATAAACCTGAGTTTTCACTATTAGGTTTATTGGCGGGGGTTTTTTACGGCGGTGTTTTTGAGGAAATTTTAATGCGGTTATTTTTAATGTCGCTCATCGTGTGGATAATTCTGAAAATTTTGAAACGAATCTCTGATAATTCTTATTGGTTTGCGATTATGTTAACTTCATTACTTTTTGCTGCTGGTCACTTACCAGGTACGGAATTAATTTTCGGAGAGTTAACATCTACAATCGTTATTAGGGGTCTATTATTAAATTCAATTGGCGGATTAGTCTTTGGCTACTTATACTGGAAAAAAGGATTGGAATATGCAATTTTATCTCATATGTTTGCTCATATTTCGATGCAGTTATTGTTTATGCCATTATTTTATTAG
- a CDS encoding CPBP family intramembrane glutamic endopeptidase encodes MFPVIILLALANSFCEGVIYRSAILGTLKEVLPKNYVVLIAAVFFGIAHYYGAPSGIVGVFMSGLLGWYLCRSMYETKGFAAAWFIHFMQDVVIFSTIFLLFGYAT; translated from the coding sequence ATCTTTCCTGTTATTATCTTATTAGCATTGGCAAATTCATTTTGTGAAGGGGTAATTTATAGAAGTGCAATATTAGGAACACTTAAAGAGGTTTTACCGAAAAATTATGTTGTTCTCATAGCAGCGGTATTCTTTGGAATTGCTCATTATTATGGTGCTCCAAGTGGTATTGTCGGTGTATTCATGAGTGGTCTTCTTGGATGGTATCTGTGTAGAAGCATGTATGAAACTAAAGGCTTTGCCGCAGCATGGTTTATTCATTTCATGCAGGATGTTGTGATTTTCTCTACTATATTTTTGTTATTTGGGTATGCAACCTAA